A genome region from Candidatus Poribacteria bacterium includes the following:
- the raiA gene encoding ribosome-associated translation inhibitor RaiA: MKVTYSGHNLKITDDIHAYILKRADKIESRFDGMQELNVVLKSEKHRFDAEMIVTAPRVSFYAKSETHEILSALDSVTGKIVSQIRRYRDRVKDRRHNAPHREVVERLNPNMEETLPEVDTDDAPVVVSTQDKFASKPLTVAEATMELQASNSDFLLFLNAETRQVNLLYEMEKERYGWVEPLFA; this comes from the coding sequence ATGAAAGTAACGTACTCCGGACATAACTTAAAGATTACCGATGACATCCACGCATACATCCTCAAGCGTGCCGATAAAATCGAATCACGTTTCGACGGGATGCAGGAACTAAATGTGGTGCTTAAATCCGAGAAGCATCGTTTTGATGCTGAGATGATAGTGACAGCACCACGCGTATCGTTCTATGCAAAAAGCGAAACACATGAAATTTTATCTGCATTGGACAGCGTTACAGGTAAGATCGTCAGCCAGATCCGACGATACAGGGATAGAGTGAAAGACAGACGACATAACGCACCGCACCGAGAAGTGGTGGAGCGACTCAATCCAAACATGGAAGAAACATTGCCAGAAGTTGATACTGATGATGCCCCGGTTGTTGTGTCAACACAAGACAAATTTGCGTCGAAACCCCTGACTGTAGCAGAAGCGACAATGGAACTTCAAGCCTCAAATTCGGACTTTCTTCTTTTTTTAAACGCTGAAACTCGACAGGTAAATCTACTCTATGAAATGGAAAAAGAGAGATACGGGTGGGTAGAGCCTCTCTTCGCCTAA
- a CDS encoding RRXRR domain-containing protein — MFVPVKSQSGKKLMPTHANKAGMLIKKGLATPYWSNGIFCIRLNYATEDEYTQDVVVGVDPGSKKEGFTVKSEKHTYLNVQADAHNKVGKKVEKRRELRRSRRSRKCPNRKNRTNRLANKERIPAGTRARWDWKLRILHWLSRLYPITRVCVEDIKARTIERAKKWNTSFSPLEVGKQWFYTEIEKRWKLFTLQGWETKEIRDRFGLKKSAKKLSETFEAHCVDSWCLAHHSVGGVSVPDNTDVICVSPIPLARRELHRQLPQKGGKRPRYGGTTQNGLVKNTLVKHIKHGLTQVVLANAVFLSTI; from the coding sequence ATGTTTGTTCCCGTAAAGAGTCAATCTGGTAAGAAGTTAATGCCTACGCATGCGAACAAAGCCGGCATGCTGATTAAGAAAGGCTTAGCCACGCCCTATTGGTCTAATGGTATATTCTGTATCAGACTTAACTATGCTACAGAAGACGAATACACGCAAGATGTAGTCGTAGGTGTAGACCCCGGTAGTAAGAAAGAGGGATTTACTGTTAAGTCAGAGAAGCATACCTATTTGAACGTGCAGGCGGACGCTCATAATAAAGTGGGTAAGAAAGTTGAAAAGCGTCGTGAGTTACGCAGGAGTAGACGCTCTCGTAAGTGTCCAAACCGAAAAAACAGAACGAACCGTCTTGCGAACAAGGAGCGTATCCCCGCAGGCACCCGTGCGAGGTGGGATTGGAAGTTAAGGATACTTCATTGGCTTTCGAGACTCTATCCCATAACGCGTGTTTGTGTCGAGGATATTAAGGCACGGACGATAGAACGTGCTAAGAAGTGGAATACCTCTTTTAGTCCACTTGAAGTTGGTAAACAATGGTTTTATACTGAAATAGAGAAGCGTTGGAAGTTATTCACCCTTCAAGGGTGGGAGACCAAAGAGATACGTGATAGGTTTGGACTGAAAAAATCCGCTAAGAAACTTTCAGAAACATTTGAGGCACACTGTGTAGATAGTTGGTGTTTGGCACATCATAGTGTTGGTGGTGTTTCTGTCCCTGATAATACAGACGTGATATGTGTTTCACCGATCCCTCTTGCCAGACGCGAACTTCACAGACAGCTCCCTCAAAAAGGGGGTAAACGTCCACGCTATGGTGGCACAACTCAGAATGGATTGGTAAAAAACACACTCGTCAAACATATCAAACATGGCTTGACGCAAGTGGTTTTGGCAAACGCGGTATTTCTCTCTACGATTTAG